One segment of Phaeacidiphilus oryzae TH49 DNA contains the following:
- a CDS encoding 2-hydroxyacid dehydrogenase, translated as MTTDQPARYLLPYPPEEIGGLPPELPVAVWDGSTPPPAPEALAHVEFFCLPYLRTAKAVPLLTRLPALRLVQTLTAGVDDLLPHLPPGVAACNARGLHDASTAELAVTLALASLRGVPQFVRNQAQGLWKQEFHPSLADRRVLIVGYGSIGTAIEDRLRPFECAEIVRVARSAREAPAGRVHAISELPGLLPDADLVILVLPLTDQSRGLVDAEFLAAMKDGALLVNVARGPIVDTKALLAELESGRLRAALDVTDPEPLPAGHPLWQAPGVLITPHVGGPSSAFLPRALRLLRRQVLCYQAGEEPPGLVARG; from the coding sequence ATGACGACCGATCAACCTGCCCGCTACCTTCTCCCCTACCCTCCCGAGGAGATCGGCGGCCTCCCGCCGGAACTCCCCGTCGCCGTATGGGACGGCAGCACCCCGCCCCCCGCCCCGGAGGCCCTCGCCCACGTCGAGTTCTTCTGCCTGCCCTATCTCAGGACGGCGAAGGCCGTCCCCCTCCTCACCCGACTCCCGGCCCTGCGCCTGGTGCAGACCCTCACCGCCGGCGTCGACGACCTCCTCCCGCACCTGCCCCCCGGCGTAGCCGCCTGCAACGCCCGCGGCCTCCACGACGCCAGCACCGCAGAGCTCGCCGTGACCCTCGCCCTCGCCTCCCTCCGCGGCGTCCCGCAGTTCGTCCGCAACCAGGCACAGGGCCTGTGGAAGCAGGAGTTCCACCCCTCCCTCGCGGACCGCCGGGTGCTCATCGTCGGCTACGGATCGATCGGCACCGCGATCGAGGACCGGCTCCGCCCCTTCGAATGCGCGGAGATCGTCCGCGTCGCACGCTCCGCGCGCGAAGCACCCGCAGGGCGCGTGCACGCGATCTCCGAGCTCCCCGGACTGCTGCCGGACGCCGACCTGGTGATCCTGGTGCTGCCCCTCACCGACCAGTCCCGCGGCCTCGTCGACGCCGAGTTCCTGGCCGCGATGAAGGACGGGGCGCTGCTGGTCAACGTCGCCCGCGGCCCGATCGTGGACACCAAGGCGCTGCTCGCGGAGCTGGAGTCGGGCCGGCTCCGCGCCGCCCTGGACGTCACCGACCCCGAGCCGCTGCCGGCCGGCCACCCGCTGTGGCAGGCGCCCGGTGTGCTGATCACCCCCCATGTCGGGGGCCCCAGTTCGGCCTTCCTGCCGCGGGCGCTGCGCCTGCTGCGCCGTCAGGTGCTCTGCTATCAGGCGGGGGAGGAGCCGCCCGGCCTCGTCGCCAGGGGGTGA